TTCACGGTAAAACCGCTGCAGCTGCCAGCCGAACGCACGATCCTGTGTGTCTCGCACAGCCAAAACACCTTTGATAAAGATTTTGTCCTTGGCAGCAGCCAGGCCCTGGAGACCACGCTGGATGAATGGGTCAGCGACCCGATGCTTAAAACCTGGTATCACGGTTTGCATAATGCCGCACACGGGCAGCGCCTCGACTGGAGCCACGTCGATCAGTTTGTGGTTATCAATCTTGATAAGCGTGCAGACCGCTTGCAGCACATTCGAAACGAGCTGAACCTGCTCGGCATCCCGGCGGAGAAAATCACCCGTCTGAGCGCGGTGGAAGACAGACAAGGCCAGAGCGGACGCCGCCAGTCGCACCTTCAGGCGCTCCAACTGGCGCAGGAGAAAGGCTGGAAAAACTACCTGCTGCTGGAAGATGACGCCGTCATTCTGAAGCAGGAAAAACACGTCCAGGCGCTGAAAAAGCTGCTGAATGCGTTACCGGTCCTGCCGTGGGAAGTGATTCTGTTGGGTGCCAGTGTGCAGACCGGCAGCGAGCTGAAAAGCTTTGATAACCTGGTGCGCGCCAGCAGCTGCGATCACATCTGTGCCTATCTGGTGAACGCCCCTTCTTACGCCACGCTACTGCGTCAGATGCAGGAAGACCTTTCCACCACCCTCGAAGAACAGTGGCAGCCGCTGCTTCGCCAGGGGAAATGGCTGGCCTTTTATCCGAGCGTTGCTTACCAGAAGCCCGGCATCAGCGATATTACCGGCGAATACAGCGACATGACTCAGCACTATTTCAGTCGGCTGCCGAGTAATACCGACAGCATGAAAAACGCCGCGCCGACCGAGCAAATACTCAGCCAGACGATTGGCTTCTTTATGGAAACAGCTTTCCATTACCAGATCTATAAACCGATGCTGGATGTGCTGCTGGCTCAGGGCTATCAGTGCGAGCTATTGATCAACGACCGGACGCCGAAGGAGTTTATTCACGAGATGCAGGACTGCCTGTCATCGCTGGATAACCCGCAGCTGCGCGGCAGCCTGCTGTCAAAAGTGGCCGAGCGTCGGCAGAAATATGGCTGCCTCGTCAGTCCATACTATTCGCCGGTGATTAACGGCCTGGCCGACGTGCACGTTCGCGCCATGTACGGCCTGGCCAAAGAGGAATGGAACCACGCCTGGTGGAATACGTTTTATCAGCACATTCTCTGCTACAGCCACCATTCCCAGCAGGCGCTGAATATTAACGGCAACGCGGTGCTGGTTGGCAATCCCCGCTTCGATGCCTGGCACAATCAGCAGTTCGACCGGGAACTTCCGGCGTCACTCAGAATTGATCCGGCGAAACCCACGCTGCTGTATGCCCCGACTTATGGCGCGCTCAGCTCGATCCCACACTGGGCAGAGAAGCTGCATAACCTGAGCCATCAGTACAATGTGATTACCAAGCTGCATCACGGCACGCTGTGCCGCGCGGAAGAGAAAGCCTCGCTGAGCCTGGTCAAACGGTATCTGAAACGCCACGTTAGCGAACATCAGCACACCCTGGCCCTGCTGGAAAAAGCTGATTTTGTGATAACTGACAACAGCGGCTTTATCTTCGATGCCATTCACGCCGGGAAGCGCACTATTCTGCTGAACTGGGAAGGAATGGACGACCTGTTGAAAGACGGGGCCAGCTATTCCACGGCCAACAGTGCGGACCAAAAGATTCGGGAAATCTTGCCCAGCGCGGGAAATATCGAAACGCTGGTCAGTTTGCTGAAAGAGGAAACGCGCTGGTCTGAAGTGGATAAAGCGATGCAGGAATGTCGGGAATATTATTGCGATGCCTTCCTGGATGGTCAGGCGGCAACCCGTGCGGCGAAAGTGATCGCCAACGCACTGGAGCCCTCATCGGCGGCAGGAAATAACACGCTGTTAGCCAGCCTTCAGAAGAAGTTATTTAGCTAAAAAAAACGCCCTTCAATGCAGATTGAAGGGCGATATGATTACTCGTCGGTTTCGCTATTGACGTCCATGTCGGGCTCGAAGACTTCGTCATCCGAATATTTTTCGAGGAACGTCTCTTTGGTTATCGGCCGTGAGAATAAATACCCCTGCCCCAGCGACACATTCTCTTTCAGCAGGAAAGAAACCTGCTGCAAAGTTTCAATCCCTTCCGCAATCACTTTAATATTATTACGGTGAGCTTCAAGAATAATTTCCCGGGTTTCGTTCAGACGGCTTTTCGCCATCAAACGACGGTCCAGCTTAATATAGTCGGCTTGCCATGAATTATTTTTAAGCTCGAGCATTAACAGACTATAAATATCACCCCAGGCAATTGTAAAACCATGCTCTTTGAGCGTTTTCAGGTTCGCGATCATCTGTTGAGTCAGAATGGCATCTTCACCCGTTATCTCCAGAATAATCTGTGGCGGAGAAATAGAGTAACGTGCCGCCTGTGCAATCACCAGCTCAGAATAGTCAGCCCGCAATAACTCTGTTTTAGAGATATTGATGTTATAGAGCCTGTCGTCCTCAGTCTCAGGGAAGTAGCGGTTGATGTATTCGAATGACTCGTTGACCAGATAGTGCCCAAGGTTGACGATGCCGGTACCATGACGCTCAAGGCTCGCGATAAACCGGAACGGAAGAATAGTTTCCCGCAGGTATTGCCCGCGAATGAGAATTTCTCCGCCGGTACATTTGAACAACGAGAGATCAAACAGCGGCTGGAACCAGATATCAACAGGGAACGGTTTTTGGTTGTTCGATATTCGTTTGATAATGATGTCAGATATTACTTTTTCGCGGGATTCGTTCATTATATGGGGTTTCGCTGCGGGAATGTTCTTAATGTTGAAAGATGATTTTTAATGATGAAATACTAAACTTAACGCCATAGGAGCGCAAGTTTTAAACTCACTGCAAGTGTAAAGGAACTAATGGCGGTATATTTCGCCATCGCTGAGTTTTATTTTAAATAAAGTATCATAACAACAAGCGTTGACTTCCCATTAGACTTCAAAATGAGTTCGCGTTTCTCGCCCAGGTGACACACTCCGCCAGAAATGGCGAAGTGTGAAGAATAAACCATGCTAACGGGATGTAGTGAAAGTCTCTGCTGAAAGAGATAGAAGAAATTATATAATGAAACGCTTGTCTTTAAATCAATCCATCCATCCCGATATGTTCTTTTCACTAAGTTGGTTATTCTCGATAAGCTGTTGAATAACTGGTTTATTTAAAACCTCTGAACGAGTATCACCCTCACCTATAACATGGCGGAATTGCGCTTTGGGGAGGGTATAAATCAACGTTGTGAACGTGCTTATAATCTCACACAAAGGAATCCCGGCCAATTGCAGGGCTTCAAAAGGTAATGCATTAGGGATCATATAGGTATTCGGCCCTAACTCATCTTTAATCTTTTCCCGATTTTCTTTGTGATTAATGGGGTGAGCCTTAAAGATAATCTGATCATTATCCTTTATGACACCCTGAGATTTCAACGCACGAATTTTGATAATTTGTTGCTCAGTAAGTGTATCATCTTCAGACTTACCGAAACGTCCTGATCCTAAATACAGAAGACTATTTGGTCGCATTATTTTAGCGGCCACTTCCAATAATAAAGCAGTATCGACATTTAACAATGAAAGGCAAAATGCTTGCTGCGGTTTTGTCAGAGTGTAAAAATTATTATTGTTCAAGCTCACCATATTGGATGATAAATAATTAAACAATGGAGAATTGTCATGACATCTCAATTCAAATTCGTTAATTAAATGATAAGTCGTATTGAAAAACTCATGCCATGTATAGTTCATCATCGCTGGCCACTGGCTGCGATCGCCGTGGTCAAAAGGCCGAACATTCTCTCTCAATAAGCCCATGAGTTTTTCAGTACAATTTCGTTTCTGGTGCAGAAAATCGACTTCAGATAACTGATGCATAGCATTACGTTCTACAACGCCTGCTGAGCCGTCATCATAAACATGAATATGTATTTTATCTCTTGGAACCAGTCGCGCCACATAACTTACGAGAGGGAACAACTCTACAAGACACCAGTAAATATTCACATGCAGTGAGATTTTATCTGGTTTAAATTCACCTATGAGTTTCAATATATATGTAACAAATTCAGGTGATATTCTGGATATCTGCCGATAATATTTTGCCTGCGTGCCTTTAAGCTTCTGTTCAGAAATTTCGTTTCTATACCAGCCAATGACTTTAACCACATTTTTATCATTTGCACATTTTGCAAAGTCGATCATCTGTGGGATAACTGGGACAGACACTGAACTCAAATACACCTTTAACTCTTTCATTTAATCTTACTACTTTCGAATTTGTTTTCAATGGAAGGCGGGAATAGCGACGTGCAGACGGACGTCCCGAAAATACGGGACGTCCGGTAAAGCAATTACTGTGATGCGTTCTCAAGTGAGGCTTTCTTCAGACCTTCATTAACCCAGGCCATAAAGATGAGATAGCCAATCGACAGCAGCGTTGCGCCGATGAACATGCCCAGAATACCGTTGGTCGCCATGCCGCCCAGCGCGCCGAGCAGTACGACTGGCATTGGAACATCCACGCCACGGCCCAGCAGCATTGGCTTAAGCACGTTGTCGACCATGCCAGCCACAATCAGCAGCACGGTAAAGACCACGTTCATCGCGGTGCCGTGGTCGCCGGTCATCCACATCAGGCCAATCGCCGGCAAGGTGATGAGCAGCAGTGGTACCTGTGCAATCCCGAGGATCAGCGCCCCAACGAAGAAGATACCTACCGCCGGGATACCGGCCAGCGCCATGATGACACCCACCAGCAGCGACTGAATCAGCGCCACACCGATGACGCCCTGAGCCACGGCACGAATCGTCCCGGTGCAGAGTTTGATCAGCTCAACGCCTTTTCGTTCATCGGTGATACGCATGGCGATACGCGTCGCGGCGTTCGAGCCGGATGCGCCCACGGCCATCATGATGCCCGCCGCAATGAAGGAAATTATAAAACCAAATACGCCGCCGCCCATACTCGCCAGAACCGCCAGCACCAGCTTGGCCGCGTGAGCAATCTGTGTGTGGTAGTCGCTGATCAGTCCTGGTAAATCCTGCGAGGCCTGAGACCATAAGGCCAGCAGCTTCCCGCCGACAACAGGGATGGTGCCGATGTTGGCATTAGGCGGTGGAATAACCAGTTGTGCGTGGCTGGCGTGCTCCACCAGCGTAGTGGCGCTTTCCCCTAATGAGGTGATCATAGTGATGGTCGGGACGACGATAAGCATCACGCCGAGCAATACCAGAATGACGGAAGCCAGGCCCTGCTTGCCGCCCAATTTCTTAGCAAAATACTGGTGCAGCGGATAAAGCGTGACGGCCAGGATCACCCCCCACAACATGACGTTGAGGAAAGGGGAAAATACAGTAAAACAGAAAGAAGCCAGCGCCAGGATCAGTCCAAATTTAATGAACATATCCAGAAATCTGGTTACGAGTCTTCTTTCAATGGTAATTAAATCATTGCTTTCCATCATGGGTTCTTCCCGTTGTATTGATATTAATCGCCACTTGGGCGAGTAAAAAACGCGCTAGTATAGCGGAGTGGGGATAGCAATAAGTGTAGAATATCATCTAAAAATAAATTATACCCGATGCGGCAGGTGGGGATTTTCGCTATTTAATACGGCCCGTATATAAAAAAACAAAGCGCCATCCGGTGAAGGATAGCGCTTGTGTGACCGCAGAAAACCTTACGTTACGGAGTCTGGCGTATCATTAATGTGCAGTGACAGCCGCGGCAGCCAGCGGATGATCAGAACCTGCAACAACAGCTGCACGCGCGACAGGATGTGCGCCGCCGGAGGTTGCTACAGCCATCTCTGCTGGGTGGTCAGAAGACATTACTGCGGCGCCGCGGGCAACAGGGTGTGCACCGTGACCACTGGTTGCAGCAGCCATTGCGACAGGATGGTCAGATGTTGCCACAACAGCAGTACGGGCGATCGGGTGGAAACCCGCAAAAGCAGAGAGGCTAACAGTCGCAAAGGTTAAAGCCAGAATAGTTTTTTTCATAATATCACCTCTAATAAACAAAATATAAGTGGCAGCATGGAACGACAATCGACATCCCAGTCAAAAACCCATACGTTGCAAAACGCACGGCGAAATTAAATTTACAGACGCTGCTCTGAACTTTTATAAGGGAAAGGTATATTTTAAAAAAGATTACTTTTGTTTTTATTTAGATGGAAATCGCGGTTTAATTTTAAACTTTCATTATTATTGCATGTTCATTCAAGAATATTTAAAGACAAGGACGACGATGAAAAGACGTGTTTTTGTTTGCCTG
This DNA window, taken from Scandinavium goeteborgense, encodes the following:
- a CDS encoding glycosyltransferase; its protein translation is MSLPPTPNKSPLSMVKTLDSGRELPFVSVVTPTWNRAAFLPYLLYMFRYQDYPADRRELVILDDSPQSNEKIIHALTQGKPEAFNIRYVHSPERLDLGRKRNMLNALAQGEYIVCMDDDDYYPRDKISYTIGMMQRHRALISGSDQIAIWYSHINRIFKTRSFGENHILNGTFCYHRNYLKKHRYEDDCNLAEEKGFTNNFTVKPLQLPAERTILCVSHSQNTFDKDFVLGSSQALETTLDEWVSDPMLKTWYHGLHNAAHGQRLDWSHVDQFVVINLDKRADRLQHIRNELNLLGIPAEKITRLSAVEDRQGQSGRRQSHLQALQLAQEKGWKNYLLLEDDAVILKQEKHVQALKKLLNALPVLPWEVILLGASVQTGSELKSFDNLVRASSCDHICAYLVNAPSYATLLRQMQEDLSTTLEEQWQPLLRQGKWLAFYPSVAYQKPGISDITGEYSDMTQHYFSRLPSNTDSMKNAAPTEQILSQTIGFFMETAFHYQIYKPMLDVLLAQGYQCELLINDRTPKEFIHEMQDCLSSLDNPQLRGSLLSKVAERRQKYGCLVSPYYSPVINGLADVHVRAMYGLAKEEWNHAWWNTFYQHILCYSHHSQQALNINGNAVLVGNPRFDAWHNQQFDRELPASLRIDPAKPTLLYAPTYGALSSIPHWAEKLHNLSHQYNVITKLHHGTLCRAEEKASLSLVKRYLKRHVSEHQHTLALLEKADFVITDNSGFIFDAIHAGKRTILLNWEGMDDLLKDGASYSTANSADQKIREILPSAGNIETLVSLLKEETRWSEVDKAMQECREYYCDAFLDGQAATRAAKVIANALEPSSAAGNNTLLASLQKKLFS
- a CDS encoding EAL domain-containing protein, whose amino-acid sequence is MNESREKVISDIIIKRISNNQKPFPVDIWFQPLFDLSLFKCTGGEILIRGQYLRETILPFRFIASLERHGTGIVNLGHYLVNESFEYINRYFPETEDDRLYNINISKTELLRADYSELVIAQAARYSISPPQIILEITGEDAILTQQMIANLKTLKEHGFTIAWGDIYSLLMLELKNNSWQADYIKLDRRLMAKSRLNETREIILEAHRNNIKVIAEGIETLQQVSFLLKENVSLGQGYLFSRPITKETFLEKYSDDEVFEPDMDVNSETDE
- a CDS encoding polysialyltransferase family glycosyltransferase; the encoded protein is MKELKVYLSSVSVPVIPQMIDFAKCANDKNVVKVIGWYRNEISEQKLKGTQAKYYRQISRISPEFVTYILKLIGEFKPDKISLHVNIYWCLVELFPLVSYVARLVPRDKIHIHVYDDGSAGVVERNAMHQLSEVDFLHQKRNCTEKLMGLLRENVRPFDHGDRSQWPAMMNYTWHEFFNTTYHLINEFELRCHDNSPLFNYLSSNMVSLNNNNFYTLTKPQQAFCLSLLNVDTALLLEVAAKIMRPNSLLYLGSGRFGKSEDDTLTEQQIIKIRALKSQGVIKDNDQIIFKAHPINHKENREKIKDELGPNTYMIPNALPFEALQLAGIPLCEIISTFTTLIYTLPKAQFRHVIGEGDTRSEVLNKPVIQQLIENNQLSEKNISGWMD
- a CDS encoding AI-2E family transporter — its product is MESNDLITIERRLVTRFLDMFIKFGLILALASFCFTVFSPFLNVMLWGVILAVTLYPLHQYFAKKLGGKQGLASVILVLLGVMLIVVPTITMITSLGESATTLVEHASHAQLVIPPPNANIGTIPVVGGKLLALWSQASQDLPGLISDYHTQIAHAAKLVLAVLASMGGGVFGFIISFIAAGIMMAVGASGSNAATRIAMRITDERKGVELIKLCTGTIRAVAQGVIGVALIQSLLVGVIMALAGIPAVGIFFVGALILGIAQVPLLLITLPAIGLMWMTGDHGTAMNVVFTVLLIVAGMVDNVLKPMLLGRGVDVPMPVVLLGALGGMATNGILGMFIGATLLSIGYLIFMAWVNEGLKKASLENASQ